One genomic window of Bos taurus isolate L1 Dominette 01449 registration number 42190680 breed Hereford chromosome Y, ARS-UCD2.0, whole genome shotgun sequence includes the following:
- the LOC132344627 gene encoding melanoma antigen preferentially expressed in tumors-like isoform X1, giving the protein MNVQAPPRLLELGAQCLLRNEVLAIMALEELPIELFPPLFMEAFAGRHTEALKAMVQAWPFPCLPLGALMQDHQPHLDTFQAALDGLDVLLAQEVRPRRWKLQVLDLRRKTHQDFWTLWSGMKVSVCSLLEPEPAQPMQKRCRVEAQAGLKPEQASVEVLVDLCIKEDTLDETLSYLLKKAKKRGKLLHIRCQKLRIFTMPMKSIRKILKVVQLDSIQDLEVNCIWKLATLSRFLPHLGRMGNLRRLLLSRIHILPHTTPDQENCVNQLSAQFLNLPHLQELYLDSISFLEGRLHQVLRCLNTPLETLSITNCLISESDLTYLSQCPSVSLLKDLGLSGVNLTSLNLESLQVLIERTSATLQELDLDECGIMDSQFSALLPSLSGCSQLTTFSFCGNPISMAVLESLLHHTMGLSKLSHVLYPAPLESYEDVHGTLHLGLLAQLHARLKQLLCKSGRSSMFWVSASPCPHCGDQILYDTEPILCPCYLPD; this is encoded by the exons ATGAACGTCCAGGCCCCACCCCGACTCCTGGAGCTGGGCGCACAGTGCCTGCTGCGCAATGAGGTCTTGGCCATCATGGCTCTGGAGGAGCTGCCCATCGAGCTCTTTCCACCACTGTTTATGGAGGCCTTTGCTGGAAGGCACACAGAGGCCCTGAAGGCGATGGTGCAGGCCTggcccttcccctgcctcccactgGGGGCCCTGATGCAAGACCACCAGCCTCATCTGGACACCTTCCAGGCAGCACTCGATGGTCTGGATGTCCTGCTTGCTCAGGAGGTCCGCCCCAG GCGGTGGAAGCTGCAGGTGCTGGACTTGCGCCGGAAAACCCACCAGGACTTCTGGACCCTGTGGTCCGGGATGAAGGTCAGTGTTTGCTCACTGCTGGAGCCTGAGCCAGCCCAACCAATGCAGAAGAGGTGCAGGGTGGAGGCGCAGGCGGGGCTGAAGCCAGAGCAGGCCTCTGTGGAGGTGCTGGTCGACCTGTGCATCAAGGAGGACACTCTGGATGAGACCCTCAGCTACCTGCTGAAGAAGGCCAAGAAGAGGGGGAAGCTGCTGCACATCCGCTGCCAGAAGCTGAGGATCTTCACCATGCCCATGAAGagcatcaggaagatcctgaaggtggtgcagctggacTCCATTCAGGACCTGGAGGTCAACTGCATCTGGAAGCTGGCCACGCTGAGCAGGTTCCTGCCGCACCTGGGCCGGATGGGCAACCTGCGCCGGCTGCTGCTGTCTCGCATCCACATATTGCCACATACCACCCCGGACCAGGAGAACTGCGTCAACCAGCTCAGTGCACAGTTCCTGAACCTGCCCCACCTGCAGGAGCTCTACCTGGACTCCATCTCCTTCCTCGAGGGCCGCCTGCACCAGGTGCTCAG GTGCCTGAACACCCCTCTGGAGACCCTGTCGATCACCAATTGCCTGATTTCGGAGTCAGACCTGACATACCTGTCGCAGTGCCCGAGCGTCAGCCTGCTGAAGGACCTTGGCCTCAGCGGGGTCAACCTGACCAGCCTCAACTTGGAGTCCCTGCAGGTCCTGATTGAGAGGACCTCAGCCACCCTGCAGGAACTGGACCTGGATGAGTGCGGCATCATGGACTCTCAGTTCAGTGCCCTCTTACCCTCCCTGAGCGGCTGCTCCCAGCTCACCACCTTCAGCTTCTGTGGCAACCCTATCTCTATGGCTGTGCTGGAGAGCCTGCTGCACCACACCATGGGGCTGAGTAAGCTGAGCCACGTGCTGTACCCTGCACCCCTGGAGAGCTATGAGGATGTGCATGGCACCCTGCACCTGGGCCTTCTGGCTCAGCTGCATGCCCGGCTCAAGCAGCTTCTGTGCAAGTCTGGGCGGTCCAGCATGTTCTGGGTCAGCGCCAGCCCCTGTCCACACTGCGGTGACCAGATCCTCTATGACACCGAGCCCATCCTGTGCCCCTGCTACTTGCCCGACTAG
- the LOC132344627 gene encoding melanoma antigen preferentially expressed in tumors-like isoform X2, with product MWPKLPQRMYLQDSFQRRFFRMNVQAPPRLLELGAQCLLRNEVLAIMALEELPIELFPPLFMEAFAGRHTEALKAMVQAWPFPCLPLGALMQDHQPHLDTFQAALDGLDVLLAQEVRPRRWKLQVLDLRRKTHQDFWTLWSGMKVSVCSLLEPEPAQPMQKRCRVEAQAGLKPEQASVEVLVDLCIKEDTLDETLSYLLKKAKKRGKLLHIRCQKLRIFTMPMKSIRKILKVVQLDSIQDLEVNCIWKLATLSRFLPHLGRMGNLRRLLLSRIHILPHTTPDQENCVNQLSAQFLNLPHLQELYLDSISFLEGRLHQVLRCLNTPLETLSITNCLISESDLTYLSQCPSVSLLKDLGLSGVNLTSLNLESLQVLIERTSATLQELDLDECGIMDSQFSALLPSLSGCSQLTTFSFCGNPISMAVLESLLHHTMGLSKLSHVLYPAPLESYEDVHGTLHLGLLAQLHARLKQLLCKSGRSSMFWVSASPCPHCGDQILYDTEPILCPCYLPD from the exons ATGTGGCCCAAACTCCCCCAACGAATGTACCTTCag GACTCATTCCAGAGGAGGTTCTTCAGGATGAACGTCCAGGCCCCACCCCGACTCCTGGAGCTGGGCGCACAGTGCCTGCTGCGCAATGAGGTCTTGGCCATCATGGCTCTGGAGGAGCTGCCCATCGAGCTCTTTCCACCACTGTTTATGGAGGCCTTTGCTGGAAGGCACACAGAGGCCCTGAAGGCGATGGTGCAGGCCTggcccttcccctgcctcccactgGGGGCCCTGATGCAAGACCACCAGCCTCATCTGGACACCTTCCAGGCAGCACTCGATGGTCTGGATGTCCTGCTTGCTCAGGAGGTCCGCCCCAG GCGGTGGAAGCTGCAGGTGCTGGACTTGCGCCGGAAAACCCACCAGGACTTCTGGACCCTGTGGTCCGGGATGAAGGTCAGTGTTTGCTCACTGCTGGAGCCTGAGCCAGCCCAACCAATGCAGAAGAGGTGCAGGGTGGAGGCGCAGGCGGGGCTGAAGCCAGAGCAGGCCTCTGTGGAGGTGCTGGTCGACCTGTGCATCAAGGAGGACACTCTGGATGAGACCCTCAGCTACCTGCTGAAGAAGGCCAAGAAGAGGGGGAAGCTGCTGCACATCCGCTGCCAGAAGCTGAGGATCTTCACCATGCCCATGAAGagcatcaggaagatcctgaaggtggtgcagctggacTCCATTCAGGACCTGGAGGTCAACTGCATCTGGAAGCTGGCCACGCTGAGCAGGTTCCTGCCGCACCTGGGCCGGATGGGCAACCTGCGCCGGCTGCTGCTGTCTCGCATCCACATATTGCCACATACCACCCCGGACCAGGAGAACTGCGTCAACCAGCTCAGTGCACAGTTCCTGAACCTGCCCCACCTGCAGGAGCTCTACCTGGACTCCATCTCCTTCCTCGAGGGCCGCCTGCACCAGGTGCTCAG GTGCCTGAACACCCCTCTGGAGACCCTGTCGATCACCAATTGCCTGATTTCGGAGTCAGACCTGACATACCTGTCGCAGTGCCCGAGCGTCAGCCTGCTGAAGGACCTTGGCCTCAGCGGGGTCAACCTGACCAGCCTCAACTTGGAGTCCCTGCAGGTCCTGATTGAGAGGACCTCAGCCACCCTGCAGGAACTGGACCTGGATGAGTGCGGCATCATGGACTCTCAGTTCAGTGCCCTCTTACCCTCCCTGAGCGGCTGCTCCCAGCTCACCACCTTCAGCTTCTGTGGCAACCCTATCTCTATGGCTGTGCTGGAGAGCCTGCTGCACCACACCATGGGGCTGAGTAAGCTGAGCCACGTGCTGTACCCTGCACCCCTGGAGAGCTATGAGGATGTGCATGGCACCCTGCACCTGGGCCTTCTGGCTCAGCTGCATGCCCGGCTCAAGCAGCTTCTGTGCAAGTCTGGGCGGTCCAGCATGTTCTGGGTCAGCGCCAGCCCCTGTCCACACTGCGGTGACCAGATCCTCTATGACACCGAGCCCATCCTGTGCCCCTGCTACTTGCCCGACTAG